One genomic region from Rosa rugosa chromosome 1, drRosRugo1.1, whole genome shotgun sequence encodes:
- the LOC133745164 gene encoding basic leucine zipper 43-like, with translation MQPDEATGLHYLVPSGSLSSPYPPHFSMMSTTTQSNPASAFQFNRFSATPLYNNYQFPSHLVPQEVNNNNNPQQPCSFSSNSTSDEADEQQLSLINERKQRRMISNRESARRSRMRKQKHLDELWSQVVWLRNENHQLVDKLNHVSESHDRVLQENAQLKEEASELRQMLSDLQLHSPNSNYHPSLRDQLEVDVPCNTAYLRAESSNQPITTSSMDLLG, from the coding sequence ATGCAGCCTGATGAGGCTACAGGGCTTCATTACCTAGTCCCTTCCGGTTCATTATCATCTCCCTACCCACCTCATTTTAGCATGATGAGTACTACTACTCAAAGCAACCCAGCCAGCGCTTTTCAATTCAACCGATTTTCCGCTACTCCATTATACAATAATTACCAATTTCCTTCCCACTTAGTTCCTCAAGAAgttaataacaataataatccCCAGCAACCATGTTCCTTCAGCAGTAACTCAACCTCTGACGAAGCTGATGAGCAGCAACTAAGTCTCATCAATGAGAGGAAACAGAGACGAATGATATCCAACAGAGAATCTGCACGTAGATCGCGTATGCGCAAGCAGAAGCACCTGGATGAGCTCTGGTCACAGGTGGTTTGGCTCAGAAATGAGAATCACCAACTTGTGGATAAGCTGAATCATGTGTCGGAGTCCCATGACAGAGTTCTGCAAGAGAATGCTCAGCTCAAAGAGGAGGCTTCTGAACTCCGCCAAATGCTGAGTGACCTGCAGCTGCATAGTCCTAATTCTAACTATCATCCATCCTTGAGAGACCAGCTGGAGGTCGATGTTCCCTGCAACACAGCTTATCTGAGAGCAGAGTCCTCAAACCAGCCCATCACAACAAGTTCGATGGATTTGCTAGGCTAA
- the LOC133726221 gene encoding pentatricopeptide repeat-containing protein At3g49170, chloroplastic, whose translation MLIPSLSLPAPAKLPPPSSSSSSLRHHQDPNFEPLHRRLITQINFGHLRNAISTLDLMALRGSHPGLPTYSLLLKSCLRSRNFHLGKLVHALLTQSPLDPDSVILNSLISLYSKSGDFQKARSIFQTMGEKRNLVSWSAMVSCFANNGMSLEAVSAFVDMLEEGFYPNEFCFASVVRACSNSEHVGIGKVVFGSVIKTGYLESDVCVGSSLIDMFAKGGGDLRDAYKVFEKMAETDVVTWSLMITRFAQMGDPRKAVELYMDMLSNGLMPDQFTMSGVVSACTKLGSLALGQQLHSWAVRSRLGLDHCVGCCLVDMYAKCGGGGSRKVFDRMREHSVMSWTAVITGYVQSGGGDEEAVKLFVEMISCGHVSPNHFTFASILKACANLSDLRKGEQVHSLAVKLGLASVNCVGNSLISMYAKSGQVEDARKAFDLLYEKNLISYNTIVDAYAKHLDTEEAFGLLHEVENTGLGASAFTFASLLSGAASLCAVDKGEQIHSRIIKSGFESNQSICNALVSMYSRCGNIDAAFQVFNEMEDWNVISWTSMITGFAKHGYAARAVGLFNQMLEAGLKPNEITYIAVLSACSHAGLISEGWKHLKEMHQQHGIVPKMEHYACMVDLLGRSGSLVEAIEFINSMPFEADALIWRTFLGACRVHGDIELGKHAAKMIIKQNPHDSAAYSLLSNLYASTGQWEEVANIRKNMKEKALVKEAGSSWIEVKNKMHKFHVGDTSHPKAREIYDELDQLGSKIKKLGYVPDTDFVLHQVEEEQKEYYLFQHSEKLAVAFGLISTSKSKPIRVFKNLRVCGDCHTAIKYISKATGREIVVRDSNRFHQFKDGTCSCNDYW comes from the coding sequence ATGCTGATTCCAAGCCTCTCGCTTCCCGCTCCCGCCAAATTGCCTccgccctcttcttcttcttcttctctccgaCACCACCAAGACCCAAACTTTGAGCCTCTCCACCGCCGTCTGATCACCCAAATAAATTTCGGCCATCTCCGCAACGCAATCTCCACCCTCGATCTCATGGCCCTCCGCGGCTCCCACCCTGGCCTCCCCACCTACTCCCTCCTCCTCAAGTCCTGCCTCCGCTCCCGCAACTTCCACCTCGGGAAGCTCGTCCACGCGCTGCTGACTCAGTCCCCACTCGACCCCGACTCTGTCATTCTCAACTCGTTGATTAGCCTCTACTCGAAATCGGGAGACTTTCAAAAGGCGCGATCGATCTTTCAAACTATGGGAGAGAAGAGAAATTTGGTGTCTTGGAGTGCGATGGTGTCGTGTTTCGCGAACAACGGCATGTCGTTGGAGGCGGTTTCGGCGTTTGTTGATATGCTTGAGGAGGGGTTTTACCCGAACGAGTTTTGCTTTGCGTCGGTTGTTCGGGCGTGTTCGAATTCGGAGCATGTTGGGATTGGGAAGGTGGTTTTCGGGTCGGTGATTAAAACTGGGTATCTTGAGTCGGATGTGTGTGTTGGGTCTTCGTTGATTGACATGTTTGCCAAGGGCGGTGGGGACTTAAGGGATGCATATAAGGTGTTTGAGAAAATGGCTGAGACGGATGTGGTGACTTGGAGCTTGATGATCACTAGGTTTGCGCAGATGGGTGATCCGAGAAAGGCGGTTGAGTTGTATATGGATATGTTGTCAAATGGGCTAATGCCGGACCAGTTTACAATGAGCGGTGTTGTGTCGGCTTGTACCAAGTTGGGGTCGTTGGCGTTGGGGCAGCAGTTGCATTCGTGGGCTGTACGGTCTCGGTTGGGTTTGGATCACTGCGTTGGGTGTTGTTTGGTGGACATGTATGCCAAGTGTGGAGGTGGTGGGTCGAGGAAGGTGTTTGATCGGATGCGAGAGCATAGTGTTATGTCTTGGACTGCTGTTATCACTGGATATGTGCAGAGTGGAGGGGGCGATGAGGAAGCTGTCAAGCTATTTGTTGAAATGATCTCGTGTGGTCATGTTTCGCCCAATCATTTCACGTTTGCTAGCATTCTGAAGGCTTGTGCAAACCTTTCTGATCTGCGTAAGGGAGAGCAAGTTCACTCCCTTGCAGTGAAACTTGGTCTTGCATCGGTTAATTGTGTGGGGAATTCACTTATTAGCATGTATGCAAAGTCTGGCCAGGTGGAAGATGCGCGGAAAGCTTTTGATCTTCTGTATGAGAAGAATTTGATATCTTATAATACAATCGTTGATGCATATGCCAAGCATCTAGACACAGAAGAAGCCTTTGGACTTCTCCATGAAGTCGAGAATACCGGACTTGGGGCTAGTGCTTTCACATTTGCTAGTCTCTTGAGCGGAGCTGCCAGCCTTTGTGCAGTTGATAAGGGCGAGCAAATACATTCCCGGATTATAAAATCAGGATTTGAGTCAAACCAAAGcatttgcaatgccttggtttCTATGTATTCCAGGTGTGGAAACATAGACGCTGCTTTTCAAGTGTTTAATGAGATGGAAGATTGGAATGTTATATCATGGACTTCAATGATCACAGGTTTTGCAAAACATGGTTATGCGGCTAGAGCTGTGGGACTGTTTAACCAAATGCTTGAGGCTGGGTTAAAACCGAATGAGATCACATATATTGCTGTTTTATCAGCTTGTAGCCATGCCGGTTTGATTTCTGAGGGGTGGAAACACTTGAAGGAAATGCACCAACAACATGGTATTGTCCCAAAAATGGAACACTATGCATGTATGGTTGATTTATTGGGCCGCTCAGGATCCCTTGTAGAAGCCATTGAGTTTATTAACTCAATGCCTTTTGAAGCTGATGCACTAATCTGGCGAACATTTCTTGGAGCATGCCGAGTGCATGGTGACATTGAGCTTGGGAAACATGCGGCAAAGATGATTATTAAGCAGAACCCACATGATTCAGCGGCATATAGCTTACTATCAAATTTGTATGCTTCCACAGGTCAGTGGGAAGAAGTAGCAAATATAAGAAAAAATATGAAAGAGAAAGCTTTGGTCAAAGAAGCAGGTTCTAGCTGGATAGAGGTGAAGAATAAGATGCACAAGTTCCATGTTGGAGATACTTCGCACCCAAAAGCACGGGAGATTTATGATGAACTGGACCAATTGGGTTCAAAGATAAAGAAATTGGGTTACGTCCCCGATACAGATTTTGTACTTCATCAGGTGGAAGAGGAGCAAAAGGAATATTATTTGTTTCAGCACAGTGAGAAATTAGCAGTGGCATTTGGTCTTATAAGCACATCGAAATCAAAACCCATAAGAGTATTCAAGAATCTCCGTGTTTGTGGAGATTGTCACACTGCAATTAAGTATATTTCAAAAGCCACGGGAAGAGAAATAGTGGTAAGGGATTCAAATCGGTTTCATCAGTTCAAGGATGGGACATGTTCTTGCAATGACTACTGGTGA